One window of Candidatus Regiella endosymbiont of Tuberolachnus salignus genomic DNA carries:
- the flgB gene encoding flagellar basal body rod protein FlgB (with FlgF and C makes up the proximal portion of the flagellar basal body rod; Yersinia has 2 copies of flgB and other flagellar genes), which translates to MGINFDKVLGVNVTAIQLRNIRSELIAANLAHVNTPNFQAQDIDFVNEMQRAKYKWARRAIQKKYRIPYQPSMDGNTVTLNVEQTEFAKNELHYQTSLFFLKMKLAGIKKAIEGK; encoded by the coding sequence GTGGGGATTAATTTTGACAAAGTGCTTGGTGTTAATGTTACCGCAATACAGCTTCGAAATATCAGATCAGAACTGATAGCGGCTAACTTAGCTCATGTTAATACCCCAAATTTTCAGGCTCAGGATATTGATTTTGTCAATGAAATGCAACGGGCAAAATATAAATGGGCAAGAAGAGCAATACAAAAAAAATATCGTATTCCTTATCAGCCCTCTATGGATGGCAATACAGTGACATTAAATGTTGAACAAACTGAATTTGCTAAAAATGAGCTCCATTATCAAACCAGTTTATTTTTTCTCAAGATGAAATTGGCGGGGATAAAAAAAGCAATAGAAGGAAAATAA
- the flgA gene encoding flagellar basal body P-ring formation chaperone FlgA has protein sequence MLFLHDTVLLLTLFFSLLFYASQVASAEQNAKKQLYAKTVSVANHDIKRIAKDKNWQHYSVKMNIFIPNEIDHFLLCKTPLQLAGSGSGRNDLARFRYIVRCEDERRWEIAVTVKPEIHLPIWIANKVIERGTKISQEDIVLHKHNISTISDHYITDANQIIGLMVKRRVHDRQPLSLSHLEQPILVTRGQQVVMIAEEEGVVAQMLGQVLKNGRKGERIKVRNLSSGKIIEAVVNDLGVVKMLMRPRL, from the coding sequence ATGCTTTTTCTTCATGACACAGTACTATTATTGACATTGTTTTTTAGTCTGTTGTTTTACGCTAGCCAGGTTGCCAGTGCAGAGCAAAACGCTAAAAAACAGCTGTATGCAAAAACCGTTTCCGTGGCCAATCATGATATTAAGCGCATCGCCAAAGACAAAAATTGGCAACATTACAGCGTGAAAATGAATATTTTCATTCCTAATGAAATCGATCATTTTTTATTATGCAAAACACCGTTGCAGCTTGCTGGATCCGGTAGTGGTCGTAATGATTTAGCGCGTTTTCGTTATATTGTTCGATGTGAAGATGAGCGGCGTTGGGAAATTGCAGTGACGGTAAAACCCGAGATTCATTTACCTATTTGGATCGCTAATAAAGTTATTGAACGTGGCACAAAAATCAGTCAAGAAGATATCGTATTACATAAACATAATATCAGTACTATTTCGGATCATTACATTACCGATGCCAATCAAATTATTGGCTTGATGGTAAAACGTCGTGTTCATGATCGCCAACCTTTATCACTCTCCCATCTCGAACAACCTATTTTGGTCACCCGAGGGCAGCAGGTTGTTATGATCGCCGAAGAGGAAGGTGTCGTTGCACAAATGCTAGGCCAAGTGTTAAAAAATGGCCGAAAAGGAGAGCGAATAAAAGTAAGAAATCTGAGTAGTGGTAAAATAATAGAGGCCGTCGTCAATGATCTGGGCGTGGTAAAAATGCTAATGAGGCCAAGGCTATAG
- the flgC gene encoding flagellar basal body rod protein FlgC, with product MSFDAIYNITGSAMTAQMIRLNIIASNLANANVVASSAEEAYKTRSPIFATFYPINKKMSRKENRLNGAGVAIADIVETGEAERRYIPNHPLADPQGYVFYSNVNVIDQMTDMKSTSSSFAVSMAVFNATKKMQMNMLKLGENN from the coding sequence ATGTCTTTTGACGCTATTTATAACATAACGGGGTCGGCGATGACGGCACAAATGATTAGGTTAAATATCATAGCCAGTAATTTAGCCAATGCTAATGTAGTGGCATCCAGTGCTGAAGAAGCTTATAAAACTCGCAGTCCAATCTTTGCGACATTTTATCCAATTAATAAAAAAATGTCGCGTAAAGAGAATAGGCTTAATGGTGCAGGGGTAGCAATAGCCGATATTGTTGAAACCGGCGAAGCAGAACGACGTTATATCCCTAATCACCCCCTTGCTGATCCTCAAGGTTATGTCTTTTATTCGAATGTTAATGTGATCGATCAAATGACCGATATGAAATCAACTTCCAGCAGCTTTGCCGTCAGCATGGCAGTTTTCAATGCGACCAAAAAAATGCAAATGAATATGTTAAAACTTGGAGAAAATAATTAA
- the flgK gene encoding flagellar hook-associated protein FlgK, which yields MTDHILSGIKVARANLNTVAMNMENKLNPNYSSQEVTISTIGPGLNSGINPGNGVKIEGIHRRVNEFHIKQESQTSSEYHYSETMSDSLTSLEKSVTVNLKNQLQLKLNDFVVQLSEAELHSTDQTTRLSVIEKAKGLASTFNDFNQQINQQKENLAEKSKSVVNDINQLCAQIAQANQKIIEYQSNGTTSNSLCDQRDATVRELSTLLEMDLHRDAKGQYNISLKDGKQLVDGNMARKLELTPLPQGGQTVKLHYSHTSDAINPACGGQLGAINDLAFETLSDLQKNIQTIAKTLADKFNQQLQAGYDLNGNKGEPLFKFFNNDPQGKILQVEEITPDQLAFSADATLPNDNGNIKELENCLILNKEVRINTMSEMTIRETLDAVINQFTVGVAGHQEVTKLAKMNLEEIYQIRKSLSEVDENEQCEKLMEVTQHYQAMMKLILSYKEMFDSLLAVIK from the coding sequence ATGACCGATCATATACTGAGTGGAATAAAAGTTGCTCGAGCAAATTTAAATACTGTTGCCATGAATATGGAAAATAAACTGAATCCAAATTATTCAAGCCAAGAAGTGACAATCAGTACCATTGGCCCTGGCTTAAATAGTGGTATCAATCCGGGCAATGGGGTGAAAATTGAGGGTATTCACCGTAGGGTCAATGAATTTCATATTAAGCAAGAATCACAGACGAGTAGCGAGTATCATTATTCTGAAACCATGAGTGACTCTTTAACGTCACTGGAAAAGTCTGTTACCGTTAATTTAAAAAACCAATTGCAATTAAAGCTGAATGATTTTGTTGTCCAATTATCCGAAGCCGAACTTCATTCTACAGATCAAACTACCCGTCTTTCAGTCATCGAAAAAGCCAAGGGGCTGGCATCCACTTTTAATGATTTTAATCAACAGATTAATCAACAAAAAGAAAATTTGGCTGAAAAAAGTAAATCTGTGGTTAACGATATCAATCAATTGTGCGCTCAGATCGCTCAGGCTAATCAAAAAATCATCGAATACCAAAGCAATGGCACTACTAGTAATAGTTTATGTGATCAACGCGATGCTACTGTGAGAGAACTCAGTACTTTATTGGAAATGGATCTGCATAGAGATGCTAAGGGTCAGTATAATATTTCGTTGAAAGACGGCAAGCAGTTAGTGGATGGCAATATGGCAAGAAAGCTGGAACTCACGCCATTACCACAGGGGGGACAAACGGTAAAATTGCACTATTCACACACCTCTGATGCCATTAATCCCGCTTGTGGGGGGCAATTAGGCGCCATAAACGATCTCGCTTTCGAGACGCTAAGCGATCTGCAAAAAAATATTCAGACTATTGCAAAAACCCTCGCCGATAAATTTAATCAGCAGCTACAAGCGGGGTATGATTTAAATGGAAATAAAGGTGAGCCATTATTCAAGTTTTTTAATAATGATCCTCAAGGGAAAATATTGCAAGTTGAGGAAATCACCCCTGATCAATTAGCCTTTTCTGCTGATGCTACTTTGCCTAATGATAACGGCAATATAAAAGAATTAGAAAATTGTCTCATTCTCAATAAAGAAGTACGCATTAATACTATGAGTGAAATGACGATTAGAGAGACTCTCGATGCAGTGATTAATCAATTTACGGTGGGAGTAGCAGGACATCAAGAAGTCACTAAATTAGCAAAAATGAATTTGGAAGAAATATATCAAATACGTAAAAGTCTCAGTGAAGTAGACGAGAATGAGCAATGCGAGAAACTTATGGAAGTTACGCAACATTATCAAGCCATGATGAAATTAATATTGTCTTATAAAGAGATGTTTGATTCACTGTTAGCAGTAATAAAATAA
- a CDS encoding flagellar hook-basal body complex protein, producing the protein MTDLIAAFSANKIEQQAHSSNITNAKTPGYNEENVHFAALYNKGIVAGIKVDSVTHNMDKPGVQKNTDRALDLAIEGKGYFILAQGEGNLRYSRVGNFDVDREGNLIRQKSNLKVQGYSIGANGEVNTGTLNDIKISQACKPAKATDTLTSTGKLNRTKAAPSIAFNATDESSYSFKRMDTVFDSNGEKHDFFQYFVRDAADPKKWTVHYQLDNQGAGTANLAFDDNGKISPADFTATTNALTPDNAQPMTINVDYTNLTLSVEASNLGGSSANGYASSEYKGAKIDETGIVSAEYADGKPLPVGQIVLANFAAESELTSVDGTNLEHNNRSGEPILSTLDKNSTRQLKSGYLEGSNVDMQGELIAMMDTGMQTAALASILKSTRENTETIMRAIG; encoded by the coding sequence ATGACTGATCTGATAGCTGCTTTCTCGGCGAATAAAATTGAGCAACAAGCTCACAGTAGTAATATCACTAATGCAAAAACCCCAGGTTATAACGAAGAAAACGTACACTTTGCGGCTCTCTATAATAAAGGAATAGTAGCAGGGATAAAAGTCGACAGCGTAACGCACAATATGGACAAACCAGGCGTTCAAAAAAATACTGACAGGGCATTAGATCTGGCCATTGAAGGTAAAGGCTATTTCATATTAGCTCAAGGTGAAGGCAATCTTCGCTACAGTCGTGTTGGTAATTTTGATGTTGATCGTGAGGGCAACTTGATTCGCCAAAAGAGCAACCTAAAAGTACAGGGATATAGCATCGGCGCTAATGGCGAAGTCAACACCGGTACGTTGAACGATATAAAAATAAGCCAGGCTTGCAAGCCTGCCAAAGCCACCGATACCCTGACCTCTACAGGTAAATTAAACCGCACAAAAGCGGCGCCTAGCATTGCTTTCAATGCGACTGATGAAAGCAGTTACAGCTTTAAGCGCATGGATACCGTATTCGATTCTAATGGAGAAAAACATGACTTTTTCCAATACTTCGTTAGGGATGCTGCGGATCCAAAGAAATGGACAGTGCACTACCAATTAGATAATCAGGGTGCAGGAACAGCAAATTTAGCATTTGATGACAATGGAAAAATTTCACCTGCTGACTTTACAGCCACTACCAATGCGCTAACACCTGACAACGCGCAACCGATGACAATCAACGTTGATTATACCAACCTCACGCTCTCTGTCGAAGCATCCAATCTCGGAGGCAGTAGCGCTAATGGTTATGCCTCAAGTGAGTATAAAGGGGCGAAAATTGATGAGACGGGGATTGTTTCTGCAGAATATGCTGATGGGAAGCCGCTGCCGGTAGGGCAAATTGTGTTAGCGAATTTTGCCGCAGAAAGTGAGTTGACATCAGTAGATGGAACCAATTTGGAACACAATAACCGATCAGGTGAACCAATATTAAGTACACTGGACAAGAATTCAACAAGGCAACTTAAATCGGGATACTTAGAAGGCTCCAATGTTGATATGCAAGGCGAGCTGATTGCGATGATGGATACCGGAATGCAAACGGCTGCCCTGGCTTCCATACTCAAAAGTACTAGAGAAAATACTGAGACGATAATGCGAGCAATAGGCTAG
- a CDS encoding EscU/YscU/HrcU family type III secretion system export apparatus switch protein: protein MSSNKTEKPTQKKLKDSAKKGQSFKSKDFIIACLILCGAQYLISMGSFVELMGAYRRVIANDFDYDIHRYATAVLWIGLQILLPIILLCVFASALPTLLQTGFVIATKALKFNFGAINPAKGFKKIFSLRTAKDAVKSLLYLATFFISALLVWHNKKGLLFQQLHGTPYDMTVVWGELLQAIIFTCLVCIIIILILDALAEFFLYIKDLKMDKQEVKREMKEQDGNPEIKSKRRELHSELLSEQIKSDVKNSNFIIANPTHIAVGIYYRPDPETTSLTIPFVSVLETNQRALAVRAYAKKVGVPVIQNVPLARRILKTHKRYTFISLDALDEIIQLMIWLHQVENAGYEEVSNGDNTHNDSQEEVKAENSESKAISNNEHKDNVENGS, encoded by the coding sequence ATGTCATCAAATAAAACAGAGAAACCTACCCAAAAGAAATTAAAAGATTCCGCTAAAAAAGGTCAATCCTTTAAAAGTAAAGATTTTATTATTGCCTGTCTTATCCTTTGTGGCGCGCAATACCTTATTTCAATGGGCTCTTTTGTCGAACTGATGGGCGCCTACCGGCGTGTTATCGCCAATGATTTTGACTATGATATTCATCGTTATGCGACGGCGGTATTATGGATAGGATTACAAATCCTGCTGCCTATTATATTGCTTTGCGTATTTGCTTCCGCGTTGCCTACGTTATTACAAACGGGCTTTGTCATCGCGACCAAAGCGTTAAAATTTAATTTTGGTGCCATCAATCCCGCCAAAGGTTTCAAAAAAATATTCAGCTTACGGACAGCAAAAGATGCCGTGAAATCTCTGCTTTATTTAGCGACTTTTTTTATTTCTGCGCTCCTGGTATGGCATAACAAGAAAGGATTATTATTCCAACAATTACATGGTACGCCTTATGATATGACGGTGGTTTGGGGTGAATTATTGCAAGCGATCATTTTCACTTGTCTTGTGTGTATTATCATTATTTTAATTTTAGATGCGTTAGCTGAGTTTTTTCTGTATATCAAAGATCTGAAAATGGATAAACAAGAAGTTAAACGTGAGATGAAAGAACAAGACGGTAATCCGGAAATAAAAAGCAAACGACGTGAGCTGCACAGTGAATTACTTTCTGAACAAATTAAATCTGACGTTAAAAACTCAAACTTTATTATTGCTAACCCGACTCATATTGCGGTGGGGATTTATTATAGACCTGATCCTGAAACCACTTCGCTCACTATCCCCTTTGTTTCGGTGTTGGAAACTAATCAGCGCGCATTAGCGGTAAGGGCTTATGCCAAAAAGGTGGGCGTTCCGGTCATTCAAAACGTTCCTTTGGCGCGCCGTATATTAAAAACCCATAAGCGTTATACTTTTATCAGTCTTGACGCGCTTGATGAGATTATACAGTTGATGATTTGGTTGCATCAGGTAGAAAATGCGGGATATGAAGAAGTCTCAAACGGTGATAATACACATAATGATAGTCAGGAAGAAGTAAAGGCTGAAAACAGTGAGAGTAAAGCGATCTCTAATAATGAGCATAAAGATAACGTAGAAAACGGATCCTAA
- a CDS encoding flagellar hook-filament junction protein: MNASVGFMENGMRNPIARMQKEINRIFEQIENKKQVNLPSENPIASAYNALIEREIKQWGSYKEINQHLTSSFSNQKNYIGDIQETLEGIRNILLQAENDVHSTEDRRFFGQELAGEIDQIVSSLNAQDTQGHYLFAGTKSDKPAVKEVNGSYSDNGNQQYKEVSVDQNRMMKANINITSAFSTNNDTRLDLLDRLKKLSDEMKQGKPLADYQDHINALLEPTENAINSIIAANAELAIRIESLVSLDEDQQTKIELHENLSQQLVGMTEDEEHKHINQIIDLYLSQEKYSRLLSKKYEFNIWQTIR; the protein is encoded by the coding sequence ATGAATGCTTCTGTTGGTTTTATGGAAAATGGAATGAGAAATCCTATTGCTAGAATGCAAAAAGAGATTAATCGGATATTCGAACAAATTGAAAATAAAAAACAAGTGAATCTCCCTTCAGAAAATCCTATCGCCAGTGCTTATAACGCTCTAATAGAGCGTGAAATAAAACAGTGGGGATCTTATAAGGAAATTAATCAACATCTCACCTCTAGCTTTTCGAACCAAAAAAATTACATAGGGGATATTCAAGAAACATTAGAGGGTATTCGAAATATATTATTGCAGGCAGAAAATGATGTTCACTCCACTGAAGATAGGCGGTTTTTTGGTCAGGAATTAGCCGGAGAGATTGATCAGATAGTGTCGAGTCTTAATGCTCAAGATACACAGGGACATTATCTTTTTGCTGGCACTAAAAGCGATAAGCCTGCAGTGAAGGAAGTCAATGGCAGTTATAGTGATAACGGTAATCAACAGTATAAAGAAGTGAGCGTAGATCAAAATAGAATGATGAAAGCTAACATTAATATCACGTCTGCTTTTTCAACCAATAATGACACTCGTTTGGATCTGCTCGATAGACTCAAAAAGCTCAGTGATGAGATGAAACAGGGCAAACCCCTGGCTGATTATCAAGATCATATTAATGCCCTCTTGGAGCCAACCGAAAATGCGATAAACAGTATCATCGCGGCAAACGCTGAATTGGCAATACGAATAGAAAGTCTAGTGTCGTTAGATGAAGATCAACAAACAAAAATTGAACTCCATGAAAATTTATCGCAACAACTGGTTGGAATGACTGAGGATGAAGAACACAAACATATAAATCAAATAATTGATTTATATTTAAGTCAAGAAAAGTATTCAAGGCTCCTTAGTAAAAAGTACGAATTTAATATTTGGCAAACTATTAGGTAA
- a CDS encoding flagellar basal body P-ring protein FlgI: MFKRYFILPRLLFIGLWLSLPPATAQSLGSLVDIEGVRGNQLVGYSLVVGLDGTGDKNQVKFTGQSMANMLRQFGVQLPAKIDPKVKNVAAVAVSATLPSMYGRGQSIDVTVSSIGDAKSLRGGTLLLTQLRGADGEVYALAQGNVVVGGVKAEGNSGSSVTVNTATVGRIPNGASIERQAISDFQTNNQVILNLKQPSFKSANNVAVALNRRFGANTATAQSATNVVVNAPQDPGARVAFMSMLEEVQINAGKPTPRIVFNARTGTVVIGDGVAVRAAAISHGNLTVSIREDYKVSQPNALAGGETAVTPQSDIDVNKEGNNKMMIVPAGTRLRSIVNTINSLGASPDDVMAILQALHEAGALDAELIVI; this comes from the coding sequence ATGTTTAAGCGTTACTTTATTTTGCCTAGGTTATTATTCATTGGGTTATGGCTATCCCTACCGCCGGCTACCGCTCAATCACTCGGTTCGTTAGTCGATATCGAAGGGGTGCGTGGTAACCAGTTGGTTGGTTATAGCTTGGTAGTGGGGTTAGACGGAACCGGAGATAAAAATCAGGTTAAATTTACTGGTCAATCCATGGCAAACATGTTGCGTCAATTTGGCGTACAGCTCCCCGCAAAGATTGATCCTAAAGTAAAAAATGTCGCGGCGGTCGCCGTCAGTGCCACTCTGCCCTCGATGTATGGCCGTGGTCAATCGATCGATGTCACGGTCTCATCCATTGGGGATGCTAAAAGTCTACGCGGTGGAACGCTATTATTGACACAATTACGCGGTGCTGATGGTGAAGTTTATGCTTTGGCGCAAGGCAATGTGGTTGTGGGGGGCGTGAAAGCGGAAGGCAATAGCGGCTCCAGTGTGACGGTCAATACTGCTACAGTGGGGCGTATTCCTAATGGGGCGAGTATTGAACGCCAGGCGATCAGCGATTTTCAGACCAACAACCAAGTGATCCTCAATTTAAAACAACCTAGCTTTAAATCGGCCAATAATGTTGCGGTTGCACTGAACCGGAGATTTGGTGCTAATACCGCAACGGCGCAAAGTGCCACTAACGTGGTAGTCAATGCACCCCAGGATCCTGGCGCACGCGTGGCTTTTATGTCGATGTTGGAAGAGGTACAAATTAATGCGGGTAAACCGACACCACGTATAGTATTTAACGCCCGTACTGGCACGGTAGTGATTGGCGATGGTGTCGCCGTGCGAGCGGCGGCAATCTCTCACGGCAATCTAACAGTAAGTATTCGTGAAGATTACAAAGTCAGCCAACCCAATGCGTTAGCTGGGGGGGAAACGGCAGTGACACCGCAAAGTGATATTGATGTGAATAAAGAGGGCAACAACAAAATGATGATTGTCCCTGCAGGTACACGTTTACGCAGTATTGTTAATACTATTAATAGTTTAGGTGCTTCTCCAGACGATGTGATGGCTATTTTGCAAGCATTACATGAAGCCGGGGCATTGGATGCTGAATTAATTGTCATTTGA
- a CDS encoding flagellar hook-basal body complex protein: MTAVYIANEGIKYRQKSMEMSLQNLANGSTRGYLADVPQATTTPIVGEGYPTQFPVVLKNVLVDMTAGALEKTGRDLDIAVENDGLIALQGDKGEGEVYTKNGHMQRASNGQLTIKGWPVVGEGGAIFLPERYESLVVTSNGTITVTVNRNLENIGRIKLVDIPKAQLRTLHKNDNGLLVAESRSLPRSENIRVVQGYLANSNVSPIQETMAVTSAKNDSAVMTNVMKSVFEMDQMGNKVLEN, translated from the coding sequence ATGACGGCGGTATATATTGCCAATGAGGGTATTAAGTATCGGCAGAAGAGTATGGAGATGAGCTTGCAAAATTTGGCCAATGGGAGTACGCGCGGTTATCTGGCTGATGTCCCACAAGCGACCACCACGCCAATAGTGGGGGAAGGCTATCCTACTCAATTTCCTGTCGTCTTAAAAAATGTGCTGGTGGATATGACAGCAGGGGCGTTAGAAAAGACAGGCCGTGATTTGGATATTGCGGTGGAAAATGACGGATTGATTGCTTTGCAAGGAGATAAGGGGGAAGGTGAAGTTTACACCAAGAATGGTCATATGCAGCGTGCATCGAATGGGCAATTGACTATCAAAGGTTGGCCGGTGGTAGGTGAAGGGGGGGCTATTTTTTTGCCAGAGCGCTATGAGTCATTAGTCGTGACCAGTAACGGTACTATTACTGTTACGGTAAACAGAAATCTAGAAAATATCGGCCGTATCAAACTGGTCGATATTCCAAAGGCACAATTACGCACCTTACACAAAAATGATAACGGCTTGTTAGTGGCCGAGAGCCGTTCGTTGCCCCGAAGTGAAAATATCCGCGTAGTTCAAGGATATTTGGCAAATAGCAATGTTTCCCCGATACAGGAAACAATGGCAGTCACATCAGCAAAAAATGATTCTGCGGTGATGACCAATGTAATGAAGTCTGTATTTGAAATGGATCAAATGGGCAATAAAGTGCTTGAAAATTAG
- the flgH gene encoding flagellar basal body L-ring protein FlgH gives MKKFLILAPVVLVLCGCESPALLVKKDDVAYAPPERVVQPDPIARGGGLYQSAYNWSLLQDRRAYRVGDILTIKLAESTQSSKQARTNFGKKNDMAIGAPEVLGVKVDRLNSQFSGKRKFDGTGSSQQQNMLRGSITVAVHQVLQNGVLVIRGEKWLMLNQGDEYIRVTGLVRAEDIESDNSVSSQRIANARISYAGRGALSDANSAGWLARFFNHPLFPF, from the coding sequence ATGAAAAAATTTTTAATATTAGCACCGGTGGTGTTAGTGCTTTGTGGATGCGAATCGCCAGCATTATTGGTGAAAAAAGATGATGTGGCTTATGCGCCGCCAGAAAGGGTGGTTCAACCGGATCCGATAGCGCGAGGCGGTGGATTATACCAATCCGCTTATAACTGGTCTTTGTTGCAAGATCGACGTGCTTATCGTGTTGGCGATATTTTGACCATAAAATTGGCCGAATCGACCCAATCGAGTAAGCAGGCTAGAACCAATTTTGGCAAAAAAAATGATATGGCCATCGGTGCACCTGAGGTGCTAGGTGTCAAAGTGGACAGATTAAACAGCCAATTTTCGGGTAAACGTAAATTTGATGGTACCGGGAGTTCACAACAACAAAATATGTTACGAGGATCGATCACAGTCGCCGTGCATCAGGTGTTGCAAAATGGCGTGTTAGTGATCCGAGGTGAAAAATGGCTGATGCTTAATCAAGGCGATGAATACATACGAGTCACTGGGTTAGTACGCGCTGAAGACATTGAGAGTGACAATTCAGTTTCTTCGCAACGTATTGCTAATGCGCGTATTTCTTATGCGGGTCGTGGGGCGCTGAGTGATGCTAATAGCGCGGGTTGGTTGGCGCGTTTCTTTAATCACCCATTATTTCCTTTCTAG
- the sctT gene encoding type III secretion system export apparatus subunit SctT: MQNTLIFEIFDYFSVTALSSARIAPAFFLLPFFNNNVLSAGIRIPLTMLVAFALWPHAPTERPPFDALVYLGLISREVTIGLLLASVIAWPFWVLHAVGSIVDNQRGATISSSIDPISGVDTSELANFFNLFAAVIFLQGGGMTLLLEVYDASYRFCDPLTECSPALLPLLSILTQLMVKALVLASPVIAALLMTEAILGLLSRFAPQLNAFSIALTIKGTVAFVIIMIYFSARLPDIIMQLSFHPDLLNIWFN, encoded by the coding sequence ATGCAAAATACGCTGATTTTCGAAATATTTGACTATTTTTCCGTTACGGCTCTGTCTTCAGCTCGCATAGCCCCGGCGTTTTTCCTATTACCCTTTTTTAACAACAACGTATTAAGTGCTGGCATACGCATTCCCTTAACCATGTTGGTTGCCTTTGCATTATGGCCACATGCGCCGACAGAACGCCCTCCTTTTGATGCTTTGGTCTATCTGGGTTTAATTAGTAGAGAAGTGACCATCGGATTATTATTAGCCAGCGTCATTGCTTGGCCATTCTGGGTATTACATGCTGTGGGATCGATTGTCGACAACCAAAGAGGGGCGACAATCAGTAGTAGTATTGATCCTATCAGTGGGGTTGATACCTCTGAATTAGCTAATTTTTTTAATCTCTTTGCTGCCGTTATTTTTTTGCAAGGCGGCGGGATGACATTATTGCTGGAAGTTTATGATGCCAGTTATCGTTTTTGTGATCCCTTAACGGAGTGTTCCCCTGCATTATTACCGCTATTATCTATCTTGACTCAACTAATGGTTAAAGCGTTAGTTTTGGCGAGTCCGGTCATCGCGGCGCTATTAATGACAGAAGCCATATTGGGACTGCTCTCACGCTTCGCGCCACAGTTAAATGCGTTTTCTATTGCATTAACGATTAAAGGAACGGTTGCCTTTGTCATTATTATGATTTATTTCTCGGCTCGTTTGCCGGATATTATTATGCAACTTTCTTTTCATCCTGATTTATTAAACATCTGGTTTAATTAA
- a CDS encoding flagellar hook-basal body complex protein — protein sequence MTDAVVQIAQSAVAVLQQKLNAHVQNIANGSTEGYKATNVTSSDSGYYTQRAAGSPVDQNNNSPTGIQYGTGTKIIATERNFSPGLAKHTGEELHVAINGQGFFQVEKAGRLAYTRAGRLQKKDGLLTNAAGLPLDPPINIPESYEELMISGDGTVTAKILGEDDAVELGQLVLFNFSNPNGLEAIGDNLYLATSASGEAVEIDAGEGMSDQIKHKFLEESNVDSFTELMRIMPLTDLMKAISNAVKMCEEAHKYIIEHS from the coding sequence ATGACGGATGCAGTAGTACAGATTGCGCAATCAGCTGTGGCAGTATTGCAGCAGAAATTAAACGCCCATGTCCAAAATATAGCTAATGGGAGTACCGAGGGTTATAAAGCGACTAATGTTACTTCTAGCGATAGCGGCTATTACACTCAGCGGGCAGCAGGCTCACCCGTAGATCAAAATAATAATTCGCCGACCGGTATTCAGTATGGAACGGGCACAAAAATTATCGCTACTGAAAGAAATTTCAGCCCGGGTTTAGCCAAACACACCGGTGAGGAGCTGCATGTTGCTATCAATGGTCAAGGTTTTTTCCAAGTAGAAAAAGCAGGTCGTCTCGCCTATACGCGCGCGGGTAGGTTGCAAAAAAAAGACGGGCTGCTGACCAATGCAGCGGGATTACCACTCGATCCCCCGATTAATATCCCCGAATCTTATGAAGAATTGATGATTAGTGGCGATGGTACTGTCACCGCCAAAATACTGGGAGAAGATGATGCGGTCGAATTGGGTCAGCTGGTGCTGTTTAATTTTAGTAATCCAAATGGGTTAGAAGCGATTGGCGACAATCTTTATCTAGCAACATCAGCCAGTGGAGAGGCGGTAGAAATAGATGCTGGGGAAGGGATGTCGGATCAAATTAAGCACAAATTTCTAGAAGAATCCAACGTAGACTCATTTACCGAATTGATGAGGATCATGCCTCTTACTGATCTTATGAAAGCCATCAGTAATGCAGTCAAAATGTGTGAAGAGGCACATAAATATATTATCGAGCATTCTTAG